From Methanobacterium petrolearium:
TAAGTATGGTTTGAAGCTTGGAAACCTGATAACTCAAGAAGAAGTAGCCCTAGAAGTTGACATCAACAAAATGGTTTCAAGACACCTGGCAGTTCTGGCCATGACCGGTGCCGGGAAATCAAATACAGTATCTGTAATTGTAAACGGTCTTTTAAATGTTAATGGAAGTGTCTTGATATTTGACATGCACTCTGAATATGTGAACACTGATTTCGGTGAAGCTAAAGTTAATGTGATGAGACCACAGATCAATCCACTTTACCTGTCATTTGGTGAGATTAAGAAATTATCAAATATTCCCCCCAATGCCTATGTCCAAGAAAGGTACTTTTTAAAAGCCTATAAATTGGCGCGTAAAAGTCTTATGCAGGGTTCTGCCACGGGAAAAGATTTCATAGCCCTGATCCAGAGTAAATTAGAAGGTTGGTTACAGGAAGCAGAGGATCCTGATTCTAAATCAGCCTATGCAGCTGATAAGAAATCAATAGCTGATATTTTAAACAAATTGGAGCATATGCGAGATAAGTATGGGAATATACTCAGCCTGGAAGCAAAGGACATTGTTGACAATTTGAAAGTGGGAAAAGCAAATATTCTGGATCTGGGTTCAGTGGATGAATTCGCATCAGATGTGGTGGTAAGCCATATCCTCCGCAATGTTTTAGCCAGCAGAAAACAATTTTTAAGAACAGGTGAGGGCCTTGAATTTCCGATATTCCTGATCCTGGAGGAAGCCCACATACTGGCACCTCAAAATAGGAAAACAGAATCTAAACTATGGATAAGCCGGATTGCCCGGGAAGGGCGTAAGTTTTCAGTAGGATTATGCCTGGTGAGTCAAAGTCCCAAAACACTGGATTCAGATGCTCTGTCACAGGCCAATAACATGATAATCCTGCGTTTGGTAGAACCAACTGACCAGAATCATGTGCAACGTGCCAGTGAAAGCTTGAGCGATGATCTTATAGCTCAACTTCCCTCGTTAAATATTGGAGAAGCAATTGTGCTGGGTTTAATGACCCGAATCCCAACCCTGGTTAAAATAGATGAATTTGAGGGCAAAATTTCTGGTGGAGACTTGAACATTGTGGATGAATGGTCGAAATCCCGCCAAAATCAGGAAAAAATTTTAGATGAACAAAAAAGAGAGTATGAGGATTTGGGAGGAGATTACTGATGCAGTTTGTTCATCTGGCTGACACTCACCTGGGTTATCGCCAGTATGGACTTGTTGAACGAGAAAATGACTTTTTTCATGTGTTTAATGAGGCTATTGATGAGTTAATTATGGAAAGACCCGATTTTGTTATTCACTCAGGAGATCTGTTCGAATATTCAAGACCTCCCACCCGGGCGTTATTAACAGCGCAGAATGGTATCTTAAGACTGAAAGAAGAAAAAATCCCAATCTATGCCATAGCAGGTAATCATGATATTGTAATGCGTAAAAACGCACTACCCCCACAAATTTTATACAAAGATTTTGGTTTGAAACTTATAAGCCCCAAAAAACCATTTTATTTAGAAAATGATGTTTTCATAGGTGGAGCACCCTACACATCCAAATACCACTCGAAACAATTAGTAGAAAGGTTGCAAACAATAGAATCAAAATCGAAAGATTATAATAAAAGAATATTAGTTCTGCATCAGGGCATAGACCGTTATATTCCCTATGAGTATGAAATTAAGATAGGGGATGTGCCACAGAGTTTCAATTACTGTGCATTTGGCCATATTCACGAGAGGGTAATTGATGATTTTGGGGAGGGTAAACTAGCATACCCTGGTTCCACTGAGATATGGCGTTCCAATGAAGTTGAAGGATATAAAAAGAATGGAAAAGGATTTTATCTGGTTGATATTGATGGTGATATGCCCGAAATTGAAAAAATCGACCTTAAACTTCCCCGTGAATTCATAAAAGAGACCATTCTATTTACTAAAATCCGAGAAGAGTTATCACGGATCAAACAGTACGTAAGCAACTTAAATAACAAACCCCTGCTTATGGTTACTGTGGAAGGTGGGAATTTCAGCCGTTCCGAGGTGTATGAAACTTTAAACCATTCCCTATCCCACCTTTGTCTTGCTGTGAGGACAAATTACAAGCCTACAGCAGTT
This genomic window contains:
- a CDS encoding helicase HerA domain-containing protein, whose amino-acid sequence is MSKIIGRCIGETSLVEVSFISKEMPRVGEYVSLKYDGKNVLGMIESLVRGSVSINDQIYDPLTIEKIKAIEGDDHYVKGTVKILGDIDDDLRIPRTPAPPGTEIKVADSEVLKEIFKVDKYGLKLGNLITQEEVALEVDINKMVSRHLAVLAMTGAGKSNTVSVIVNGLLNVNGSVLIFDMHSEYVNTDFGEAKVNVMRPQINPLYLSFGEIKKLSNIPPNAYVQERYFLKAYKLARKSLMQGSATGKDFIALIQSKLEGWLQEAEDPDSKSAYAADKKSIADILNKLEHMRDKYGNILSLEAKDIVDNLKVGKANILDLGSVDEFASDVVVSHILRNVLASRKQFLRTGEGLEFPIFLILEEAHILAPQNRKTESKLWISRIAREGRKFSVGLCLVSQSPKTLDSDALSQANNMIILRLVEPTDQNHVQRASESLSDDLIAQLPSLNIGEAIVLGLMTRIPTLVKIDEFEGKISGGDLNIVDEWSKSRQNQEKILDEQKREYEDLGGDY
- a CDS encoding metallophosphoesterase family protein, yielding MQFVHLADTHLGYRQYGLVERENDFFHVFNEAIDELIMERPDFVIHSGDLFEYSRPPTRALLTAQNGILRLKEEKIPIYAIAGNHDIVMRKNALPPQILYKDFGLKLISPKKPFYLENDVFIGGAPYTSKYHSKQLVERLQTIESKSKDYNKRILVLHQGIDRYIPYEYEIKIGDVPQSFNYCAFGHIHERVIDDFGEGKLAYPGSTEIWRSNEVEGYKKNGKGFYLVDIDGDMPEIEKIDLKLPREFIKETILFTKIREELSRIKQYVSNLNNKPLLMVTVEGGNFSRSEVYETLNHSLSHLCLAVRTNYKPTAVEDGKNLFENKNEALDIKKMIEHSLDDFKNEKVNRLATDLLKELSDGDFKMAETIVQNFYEDLYDH